The genomic region TCATCCGGCCGGGATCCCGCGTGTTCAGCATCCCGAATATGATCCAGACCGACGCGCCGATCAACCCGGGGAACTCCGGCGGCCCGCTGCTGGACAGCCAGGGCCGGGTGATCGGCGTGAACACGATGATCTTCTCCCAGACAGGGGTCTCCTCGGGGGTGGGCTTCGCCATCCCGGTGAACACGGTGCGGCGCATCGTCCCGGAGCTGATCGCCCGGGGCCGTTATGAGCATCCCTGGCTGGGGATCTCCGGCTATTCGGTGACGCCGCTGGTGGCGAAGGAGCTGGGGCTGCCGGCCGAGCGGGGGGCCCTTATCCTGGAGGTGGACCCCCGAGGCCCTGCAGCCCGGGCTGGCCTGCGCGGGGGGAGCCGCCCGATCCCCGTCCTCGGGGAATCCATTCCCGCCGGAGGCGACCTCATCGTCGCCATCGACGGCCGCCCCATCTCCAGCATGGAGGATCTCATCGCCGAACTGGAGGAACATTACCGGCCCGGGGATGAGATCACCCTCTCCATCCTGCGGGACGGCCAGACGCGCGAGGTTCGGGTCCGCCTTGCCCCGCGGCCTTCCTCATGACCCTTCCGGAAGACACAGGCGGGGAGGGCATCATCGGCCCTCCCCGTCGGCCCGAGGATCGCTTACGCCCCGGTTGGGCGCTGGCGCTCCAGCAGCTCCTTGATGTCCGTCAGGGTCTCGCTGATCCGGAAGGTCACGATGAGCAGCTCCGCGTAGATTCTGGAGAGCAGGATCCCCAGGAGGACCACCAGGGGGCTTAGGCAGAGGGCGCCCAGGATCGCCCCGGCTCCATCCCGACGGCCGGCGATCCCCGCTCCGGTGATCCCGCCGAACAGGATGGCGCAGCCCGCCAAGATGCTGATGGCGACACCGATCCAGAACAGCGCCTGGATGAGATAGGGCGTGATCATCCGGCGGAAGGTGAGGAAGTCTTCCCAGTTCATAGAGGACCTCCATCGTCTCAAGGATCGTCTTGTCCCCCGAACGATTCGACATTATACTGCCCCTTAAAAAGGGGGAACAATGGAAGCGCCTGCGATTCCTCCTTCTCCGGCGGCATCGAAAACCAGTGGGAAGGCGATCGCTAGCCTGATCCTGAGCCTCCTTGGCCTGGTGGGCGTGCTCCCCCTCATCGGTTCCATCCTCGGGATCATCTTCGGCAACCAAGCGAAGGGGGAGATCGCCCGCAGCGGCGGGGACCTCACCGGCGAGGGGCTGGCCGAGGCCGGCGTGATCATCGGGTGGGTGGGGCTGGCCCTGAGCGTGATCGGGACGATCTGTGCCCTGCTGATCCTGGGCAGCACCATCGGGCTGGGGTTCTGCTCTGCCCTTATAGGTGGGATCCTCACTTCCCGTTAAGATCCGAACCCTCTTTAAGGAAGCGATCGGATCTGCGGGTAGCGGCGGTGCGCCCAGAGCATGTAGCCCAGGCTGGCCGCGGCCCCCAGGGCCACGGCCGCCGGGGCGCCCAGGGCGCTGGCCATCAGGCCCGCCTGTAACCCGCCCAGCCGCATCATCATCTGGAAAGCCAGGGTATACACCCCCATCACCCGTCCCCGCACCGCGTCCTCCACGTTCACCTGGATCAGGGTGTTGGCCAGGGCGTTCTGCCAGACGAAGGCCATCCCGCTCAGGATCAGGAACGCCAGCGCCAGGGGGAAAGAACGGGAAAGGGAAAACCCCAGCAGCGCCAGCGGGAAGCCCAGGTTCCCCCAGGTGAGCATCCGCCCCCGGCGTCCCGTATCCCCATAGGCGGCGGCGAGCAGCGCCCCGGCCACCGCGCCGATCCCTACCGCGCCCATCATCAGGCCGTAGGCCACCGCCTCCGGCTGCGCGCACGACAGAAGCACCTCGCCCCACCGGCTCTCGGCAACCCATCCGCAGAGGTGCCCGACCACCGGTGCCGCGCTGCCCCAGAGCGAGGTACGGGCGAATACGGGGAGGAGAACCGTGTAGGGCATGGAGAGGAAGGCAGATACTCCCACCATGCTCACCAAGCCCCACAACGTGGCATCCGCTCGGATGCGAGCCAGCCCGGCCAGGGGATCCGAAGCGGAGCCCGCGCGGACGCGCCGGGCCGTTGAGCCGGGCAATCGCATGGCCAGCAGGCCGGCGATCACCGCAAGGAACGAAACGCCGTTGAGGAAGAAGGCCATGGCCTCCCCCAGCGTGGCCACCACCAGACCGGCCAGGGAAGGGCCGATGATCCGCGCGAAGTTGAACAGGGAGGAGTTCAGGGCGATCGCGTTGCCCAGGTCCTCTTCCCCCACCATCTCCACCACGAAGGCCTGGCGGGCGGGCACGTCCAGCATCTGAAAGGCCGCCAGCAGCATGGCCATCCCCCACACGTGCCAGACCTGGACATAACCGCTCCAGGTGAGCCAGGCCAGCAGGAAGGCCTGGAACATCATCAGCGACTGGGTGATCAGGATGACCCAGCGCCGTGGGAAGCGATCGGCCAGGCTGCCGCCGAACAGCGCCAGGGGGAAGAGGGGCAGGATCGAAAGGCCGTTCATGATGCCCAGCCCGGCCGGCGACCCGGTGAGCCGGTAGACCAGCCAGTTCTGGGCGATGGTTTGCATCCAGGTCCCGCTGAGGGAGATCAG from Thermoflexus hugenholtzii JAD2 harbors:
- a CDS encoding DUF4282 domain-containing protein, which encodes MNWEDFLTFRRMITPYLIQALFWIGVAISILAGCAILFGGITGAGIAGRRDGAGAILGALCLSPLVVLLGILLSRIYAELLIVTFRISETLTDIKELLERQRPTGA
- a CDS encoding DUF4190 domain-containing protein, translated to MEAPAIPPSPAASKTSGKAIASLILSLLGLVGVLPLIGSILGIIFGNQAKGEIARSGGDLTGEGLAEAGVIIGWVGLALSVIGTICALLILGSTIGLGFCSALIGGILTSR
- a CDS encoding MFS transporter, with product MSTRRARHPFRALRHWNYRLYFIGQLISLSGTWMQTIAQNWLVYRLTGSPAGLGIMNGLSILPLFPLALFGGSLADRFPRRWVILITQSLMMFQAFLLAWLTWSGYVQVWHVWGMAMLLAAFQMLDVPARQAFVVEMVGEEDLGNAIALNSSLFNFARIIGPSLAGLVVATLGEAMAFFLNGVSFLAVIAGLLAMRLPGSTARRVRAGSASDPLAGLARIRADATLWGLVSMVGVSAFLSMPYTVLLPVFARTSLWGSAAPVVGHLCGWVAESRWGEVLLSCAQPEAVAYGLMMGAVGIGAVAGALLAAAYGDTGRRGRMLTWGNLGFPLALLGFSLSRSFPLALAFLILSGMAFVWQNALANTLIQVNVEDAVRGRVMGVYTLAFQMMMRLGGLQAGLMASALGAPAAVALGAAASLGYMLWAHRRYPQIRSLP